A window of Deinococcus sp. HSC-46F16 contains these coding sequences:
- a CDS encoding 3-isopropylmalate dehydratase large subunit, with the protein MGMTMAQKILAAHSGHAAVVPGQLIECATDLVLCHEITTPAALRMLEERGMNRVFDPEKIVAIPDHSVPAMNIKAAKMYQKLKSWVQEQGIRHFYDVGRGGIAHVVLEGSGLLRPGQTLVSGDSHTCNGGALGAFATGVGSTDLAGAIYAGRVWFKVPETMLIRVTGEMQPGVTPKDLVLEVIRRIGADGANYLVMEWAGDTIDRMDMEGRFTLTNMAIEAGGKTGIIAVDDTTRAYLAARGVTPDGYTEYASDPDAPYKVVIELDASQVEPTVAYPHIPSNGRVAGSDRIPVTHAYVGSCTNGRISDLREVAHILRGRRVADGVQMIVVPATQAIWKQAAQEGLLEVFVEAGASVSYPSCGACLGMHSGVLGPDDVCISSSNRNFVGRMGDPSAQIYLASPATVAASAVAGVISDPREYAELPRVEVA; encoded by the coding sequence ATGGGCATGACGATGGCACAGAAGATTCTGGCGGCGCACAGCGGCCACGCGGCCGTGGTACCCGGGCAACTGATCGAGTGCGCGACTGACCTCGTGCTGTGCCACGAGATCACCACCCCGGCGGCCCTGCGGATGCTGGAGGAACGCGGCATGAACCGGGTGTTCGACCCCGAAAAGATCGTGGCGATTCCCGACCACTCGGTGCCCGCCATGAACATCAAGGCCGCGAAGATGTACCAGAAGCTCAAGTCCTGGGTGCAGGAACAGGGCATCCGCCACTTCTACGACGTGGGGCGCGGCGGCATCGCGCACGTGGTGCTGGAGGGGAGCGGCCTGCTGCGGCCTGGGCAGACGCTGGTGAGCGGCGACTCGCACACCTGCAACGGCGGGGCGCTGGGGGCCTTTGCCACCGGGGTCGGCAGCACCGACCTCGCCGGCGCGATCTACGCGGGCCGGGTGTGGTTCAAGGTGCCGGAAACGATGCTGATCCGGGTGACGGGAGAGATGCAGCCGGGCGTGACGCCCAAGGACCTCGTGCTGGAGGTCATCCGGCGCATCGGCGCGGATGGCGCGAACTACCTCGTGATGGAGTGGGCCGGGGACACCATCGACCGCATGGACATGGAGGGCCGCTTCACCCTGACGAACATGGCGATCGAGGCGGGCGGCAAGACCGGGATCATCGCGGTGGACGACACGACGCGGGCATACCTCGCCGCGCGGGGCGTCACGCCCGACGGGTACACCGAGTACGCCTCCGACCCGGACGCGCCGTACAAGGTCGTGATCGAGCTCGACGCCTCGCAGGTCGAGCCGACGGTCGCCTACCCGCACATCCCCAGCAACGGCCGCGTGGCGGGCAGCGACCGCATCCCGGTCACGCACGCCTACGTGGGGAGCTGCACGAACGGGCGCATCAGCGACCTGCGCGAGGTGGCCCACATCCTGCGGGGGCGGCGGGTCGCGGACGGTGTGCAGATGATCGTGGTCCCCGCCACCCAGGCGATCTGGAAGCAGGCCGCGCAGGAGGGGCTGCTGGAGGTCTTCGTGGAGGCGGGCGCCAGCGTGAGCTATCCGAGCTGCGGCGCCTGCCTGGGGATGCACTCGGGCGTGCTGGGACCGGACGACGTTTGCATCTCCAGCTCCAACCGCAACTTCGTGGGCCGGATGGGCGACCCCTCGGCGCAGATCTACCTCGCCTCGCCCGCGACGGTGGCGGCAAGCGCGGTGGCAGGTGTGATCTCGGACCCGCGCGAGTATGCGGAGCTGCCCCGCGTGGAGGTGGCGTGA
- a CDS encoding glutamate synthase subunit beta — protein sequence MGKVTGFLEYRRVKEAYEPIDERLRNYNEFVHELTVEQSRVQAARCMDCGIPFCNNGCPVNNLIPDWNDLVYQNDWRTAIDALHATNNFPEFTGRICPAPCEAACTLNLTTDEPVGIKSIERAIIDHAWQEGWVAPQPPPFKTGKRVAVIGSGPAGLAAAQQLARAGHDVTVFEKNDRPGGLLRYGIPDFKLDKELIDRRVRQMEAEGVTFRTGVLVGELPEGSKVTNLARETVTPEQLRAEFDAVLLAGGAEQPRDLPVPGRELKGVHFAMEFLPQQNRVNAGDRVAGQIHAGGQHVVVIGGGDTGSDCMGTSHRHGAASVTQFELLPMPPEHENKPLTWPYWPHKLRTSSSHEEGGEREFAIATKEFIGENGQVTALKTVRLEWQGGKMTEIPGSEELLRADLVLLAMGFVSPVGSILDVFGVERDQRGNAKAGTDEVGGYVTNVPGVFAAGDMRRGQSLVVWAIREGRQAARAVDEFLMGASELPR from the coding sequence ATGGGAAAAGTCACCGGCTTTCTGGAATACCGGCGCGTCAAAGAGGCCTACGAGCCCATCGACGAGCGCCTGCGGAACTACAACGAATTCGTCCACGAACTCACCGTCGAGCAGTCGCGGGTGCAGGCCGCCCGCTGTATGGATTGCGGCATTCCGTTTTGCAACAATGGGTGCCCAGTCAACAACCTCATTCCCGACTGGAACGACCTCGTTTATCAGAACGACTGGCGCACGGCCATCGACGCGCTGCACGCCACCAACAACTTCCCCGAGTTCACCGGGCGCATCTGCCCCGCCCCGTGTGAGGCGGCCTGCACGCTGAACCTCACGACCGACGAGCCGGTGGGCATCAAGTCCATCGAGCGCGCGATCATCGACCACGCCTGGCAGGAAGGGTGGGTGGCGCCCCAGCCGCCGCCCTTCAAGACCGGAAAGCGGGTCGCAGTGATCGGCTCGGGTCCGGCAGGGCTGGCCGCCGCTCAGCAACTCGCCCGCGCCGGGCATGACGTGACCGTCTTCGAGAAGAACGACCGCCCCGGCGGCCTGCTGCGCTACGGCATCCCCGACTTCAAGCTCGACAAGGAACTGATCGACCGCCGCGTCCGTCAGATGGAGGCTGAGGGCGTGACCTTCCGCACCGGCGTGCTGGTGGGCGAACTGCCGGAGGGGTCGAAGGTCACCAACCTGGCGCGCGAGACGGTGACGCCGGAGCAACTCCGCGCCGAGTTCGACGCCGTGCTCCTCGCGGGTGGGGCCGAACAGCCGCGCGACCTGCCCGTGCCGGGACGGGAGCTGAAGGGCGTCCACTTCGCCATGGAGTTTCTGCCTCAGCAGAACCGGGTGAACGCGGGCGACCGGGTGGCAGGACAGATTCACGCCGGGGGCCAGCATGTCGTCGTGATCGGCGGCGGTGACACGGGCTCCGACTGCATGGGGACCTCGCATCGCCACGGTGCCGCCAGCGTCACCCAGTTCGAGCTGCTCCCCATGCCCCCCGAGCACGAGAACAAGCCGCTGACCTGGCCGTACTGGCCCCACAAGCTCCGCACGTCCTCCAGCCACGAGGAGGGCGGCGAGCGCGAGTTCGCCATCGCCACGAAGGAATTTATCGGTGAGAACGGGCAAGTGACGGCCCTCAAGACCGTGCGCCTGGAGTGGCAGGGCGGCAAAATGACCGAGATTCCCGGCAGCGAGGAGCTTCTGAGGGCCGACCTCGTGCTGCTGGCGATGGGCTTTGTCAGCCCGGTGGGCAGCATCCTCGACGTGTTCGGGGTTGAACGGGACCAGCGGGGCAACGCGAAGGCCGGGACGGACGAGGTGGGCGGCTACGTCACCAACGTCCCCGGCGTCTTCGCGGCGGGCGACATGCGCCGGGGCCAGTCCCTCGTCGTGTGGGCCATCCGCGAGGGACGGCAGGCCGCGCGGGCCGTGGACGAGTTCCTGATGGGGGCGAGCGAGCTGCCGCGCTGA
- a CDS encoding 3-isopropylmalate dehydratase small subunit — protein MPRVHVFARDHINTDEIIPARHLTSDVESELARYAMEDYDPSFVRRVQPGDIVVAGADFGCGSSREHAVWALRGAGVGAVIAPNFARIFYRNAINNGFLALECAGIVDAFQDGDEADLDLVGGTITNARSGQRLSFVPVPQFALDVQRAGGWLEYMREQDAVAAGTLTTPSTEAGHGHPGTIQEESHA, from the coding sequence ATGCCCAGAGTCCATGTCTTCGCCCGCGACCACATCAACACCGACGAGATCATCCCCGCGCGGCACCTCACCAGCGACGTGGAGAGTGAACTGGCCCGCTACGCGATGGAGGACTACGACCCCAGCTTCGTGCGGCGGGTGCAGCCCGGCGACATCGTCGTGGCCGGGGCCGATTTCGGGTGCGGTTCCAGCCGCGAGCACGCCGTCTGGGCGCTGCGTGGAGCCGGGGTGGGGGCCGTGATCGCGCCCAACTTCGCCCGCATCTTCTACCGCAATGCGATCAACAACGGCTTTCTGGCGCTGGAGTGCGCGGGCATCGTGGACGCCTTTCAGGACGGCGACGAGGCCGACCTCGACCTCGTGGGCGGCACGATCACCAATGCCCGCAGTGGGCAGCGGCTCAGCTTCGTGCCTGTGCCCCAGTTCGCGCTGGACGTGCAGCGGGCGGGCGGCTGGCTGGAATACATGCGCGAGCAGGACGCAGTGGCCGCCGGAACCTTGACCACCCCTAGCACCGAGGCCGGACACGGCCACCCCGGAACCATACAGGAGGAATCCCATGCCTAA
- the leuB gene encoding 3-isopropylmalate dehydrogenase, with the protein MPKIVTLPGDGIGPEVTAAAVQVLREVAPDLTIEEQLIGGAAIEATGEPFPAATREAVRGADAVLLGTVGGPQDSPWNRLPRPQRPESGLLALRRAMGCYANLRPVRVLPGLEHLSPLRPELARGVDILIVRELLGGLYFDGDRRLDGDAAHNTMRYTRAEVERVARVAFWAAAQRRGRVTSVDKANVLEVSELWRSAVQDVHDRKYRDLHLNHEYVDSVAMLLVSNPGRYDVVLTENLFGDILSDLAAVIPGSLGLMPSASLGDGAGLFEPIHGSAPDIAGQGVANPAAAILSAAMLLRHGLNRPAVANHVEGAVARALRSGPTADLGGRASTGAFTDAVLENVQVVSGA; encoded by the coding sequence ATGCCTAAGATCGTCACGCTGCCCGGAGACGGGATCGGCCCCGAGGTCACCGCCGCCGCCGTGCAGGTGCTGCGCGAGGTCGCGCCGGACCTGACCATCGAGGAGCAGCTCATCGGCGGGGCGGCCATCGAGGCGACGGGCGAACCCTTCCCCGCCGCCACCCGCGAGGCCGTGCGCGGGGCCGACGCCGTGCTGCTGGGCACGGTGGGCGGCCCGCAGGACTCGCCCTGGAACCGCCTGCCGCGCCCGCAGCGGCCCGAGTCCGGCCTGCTCGCGCTGCGCCGGGCGATGGGCTGCTACGCCAACCTGCGCCCGGTGCGGGTGCTGCCTGGGCTGGAGCACCTCTCGCCGCTGAGGCCCGAGCTGGCACGCGGGGTGGACATCCTGATCGTGCGCGAGCTGCTGGGGGGCCTCTACTTCGACGGGGACCGGCGGCTGGACGGCGACGCGGCCCACAACACCATGCGCTACACGCGGGCCGAGGTCGAGCGGGTGGCGCGGGTGGCCTTCTGGGCGGCGGCGCAGCGGCGGGGCCGCGTGACCTCGGTGGACAAGGCCAACGTGCTGGAGGTCTCCGAGCTGTGGCGCAGCGCCGTGCAGGACGTCCACGACCGCAAGTACCGCGACCTGCACCTGAACCACGAGTACGTGGACAGCGTGGCGATGCTGCTGGTGTCCAACCCCGGCCGCTACGACGTGGTCCTGACAGAGAACCTGTTCGGCGACATCCTCTCGGACCTCGCGGCGGTGATTCCCGGCAGCTTGGGCCTGATGCCCTCGGCCAGCCTGGGGGACGGGGCGGGGCTGTTCGAGCCGATCCACGGCTCGGCCCCCGACATCGCCGGGCAGGGGGTGGCGAACCCGGCCGCCGCAATCCTGAGCGCGGCCATGCTGCTGCGCCACGGGCTGAACCGCCCGGCGGTCGCCAACCACGTCGAGGGCGCGGTGGCGCGGGCCTTGCGGTCTGGGCCCACCGCCGACCTGGGGGGCCGCGCGAGCACGGGTGCCTTCACGGACGCCGTGCTGGAAAACGTGCAGGTCGTGAGCGGGGCGTAG
- the ilvD gene encoding dihydroxy-acid dehydratase, which yields MGDSAPARRSDTIKSGFERAPHRSLLRATGVIERESDFGKPFIAVCNSYIDIIPGHVHLQEFGRVVKAAVREAGGIPFEFNTIGVDDGIAMGHAGMKYSLPSRELIADSVETVVQAHQFDAMICIPNCDKIVPGMLMGAMRCDIPTIFVSGGPMLRGLTKAGRRVDLASVFEGVGAFQAGRMGADELRELEEQACPTCGSCSGMFTANSMNCLCEALGMSLPGNGTIPATDPRRHELARAAARQLLVLLERGITPRQIVTAEAIDNAFALDMAMGGSTNTVLHTLAIAHEVGVEYPLSRLNEVSDRVANLCKIAPSSDFHIQDLDEVGGVSVILRELFQREGILHRGCMTATGQPLEANVEGAPAPDGDVVRPWERAYSATGGLRLLFGNLAPEGGVVKYAGVVPAMRRFEGPALVYDSMEAANAGILGGEVRAGHVVVIRYEGPQGGPGMQEMLSPTANLAGMGLGESVLLLTDGRFSGATRGGSIGHVSPEASAGGPIALVVSGDRIRVDMDAGTLDLLVPDEELARRRAEWQPVVKPTPGRWLKRYARLVTSGSRGAVLDDGMGPEAPAPQPRQEAVPGR from the coding sequence ATGGGAGACTCCGCGCCAGCACGCCGCAGCGACACCATCAAGTCGGGCTTCGAACGCGCCCCGCACCGCAGCCTGCTGCGGGCGACTGGGGTGATCGAGCGCGAGAGCGATTTCGGCAAGCCCTTTATCGCCGTGTGCAACAGCTACATCGACATCATTCCGGGGCACGTGCATCTCCAGGAGTTCGGGCGGGTGGTCAAGGCGGCGGTCCGGGAGGCGGGCGGCATTCCCTTCGAGTTCAACACCATCGGCGTGGACGACGGCATCGCGATGGGCCACGCGGGGATGAAGTACAGCCTGCCCAGCCGCGAACTGATCGCGGACTCGGTGGAGACGGTCGTGCAGGCCCACCAGTTCGACGCGATGATCTGCATTCCCAACTGCGACAAGATCGTGCCGGGGATGCTGATGGGCGCGATGCGCTGCGACATCCCCACCATCTTCGTCAGCGGCGGGCCGATGCTGCGCGGCCTCACGAAGGCGGGGCGGCGGGTGGACCTCGCCTCGGTCTTTGAGGGGGTGGGGGCCTTTCAGGCGGGCCGGATGGGTGCCGACGAGTTGCGCGAGCTCGAAGAACAGGCCTGCCCCACCTGCGGGAGCTGCTCGGGGATGTTCACCGCCAACTCGATGAACTGCCTGTGCGAGGCGCTGGGAATGAGCCTGCCGGGGAACGGGACCATTCCGGCGACCGACCCCCGGCGGCATGAGCTGGCGCGGGCGGCGGCGCGGCAACTGCTGGTGCTGCTGGAACGCGGCATCACCCCCCGCCAGATCGTGACCGCCGAGGCCATCGACAACGCCTTTGCCCTCGACATGGCGATGGGCGGCTCGACGAACACGGTGCTGCACACCCTCGCCATCGCGCACGAGGTGGGGGTGGAGTACCCCCTTTCCCGGCTCAATGAGGTGTCCGACCGGGTGGCGAACCTGTGCAAGATCGCGCCCAGCAGTGACTTTCACATTCAGGACCTCGACGAGGTGGGCGGCGTCAGCGTGATCCTGCGCGAGCTGTTTCAGCGGGAGGGCATCTTGCACCGGGGCTGCATGACGGCGACCGGGCAGCCGCTGGAGGCCAACGTGGAAGGGGCGCCCGCTCCCGACGGCGACGTGGTGCGGCCCTGGGAGCGGGCCTACTCGGCCACCGGGGGACTGCGGCTGCTGTTCGGCAACCTCGCGCCGGAGGGGGGCGTGGTGAAGTACGCGGGCGTGGTGCCCGCCATGCGCCGCTTCGAGGGACCAGCCCTCGTCTACGACTCCATGGAGGCCGCCAACGCGGGCATCCTGGGGGGCGAGGTGCGGGCCGGGCACGTCGTCGTGATCCGCTACGAGGGGCCGCAGGGCGGGCCGGGAATGCAGGAGATGCTCTCTCCGACGGCCAACCTCGCCGGGATGGGCCTGGGCGAGAGCGTCCTGCTGCTCACCGACGGCCGCTTCAGCGGGGCCACGCGCGGGGGGTCCATCGGCCACGTCTCGCCGGAAGCGAGCGCGGGCGGTCCCATCGCCCTGGTCGTGAGCGGCGACCGCATCCGGGTGGATATGGACGCCGGAACGCTCGACCTGCTCGTCCCCGACGAGGAACTGGCGCGGCGCCGCGCCGAGTGGCAGCCCGTCGTCAAACCCACTCCGGGCCGCTGGCTGAAGCGCTATGCCCGGCTGGTCACCAGCGGGAGCCGGGGGGCGGTGCTGGACGACGGCATGGGACCGGAAGCCCCCGCGCCGCAGCCCCGGCAGGAGGCCGTGCCCGGGCGGTAG
- a CDS encoding phytanoyl-CoA dioxygenase family protein, producing the protein MTTTPEPRPTVTPYDVPAIMAGLYGDGIIGLKGAFSREWVARLGEELPVLYREALARPGGAVGRGTNRHYVEIHPEDISGFLDLVTHPWVRTVCESVLGPNYQIVEIGFDVPNPGAKDQPWHRDFRAGPETLVDRRLNSLAFNLTTVDVEEDMGPFEIAPGTQWDDPSEYDHGMFPPVSFFPRYQALAQRKLPRMGDISARSALTIHRGTANTSDKPRPVLVLGVDAPGAGHDEFHDLQFTRGYYERLPQEVRDHLICRVVESLEPIVQGHTIEGLMMGDA; encoded by the coding sequence ATGACCACGACCCCTGAACCCCGGCCTACCGTGACCCCCTACGACGTGCCCGCCATCATGGCCGGGCTGTACGGCGACGGCATCATCGGCCTGAAGGGCGCTTTTTCCCGCGAGTGGGTCGCCCGGCTCGGGGAAGAACTGCCGGTCCTCTACCGCGAGGCCCTCGCCCGGCCCGGCGGCGCCGTCGGGCGCGGCACCAACCGCCACTACGTCGAGATTCACCCCGAGGACATCAGCGGCTTTCTGGACCTGGTAACCCACCCCTGGGTCCGCACCGTGTGTGAGAGCGTGCTGGGGCCGAACTACCAGATCGTCGAGATCGGCTTCGACGTGCCCAACCCCGGCGCGAAGGATCAGCCCTGGCACCGCGACTTCCGGGCCGGACCCGAGACGCTCGTGGACCGCCGCCTCAACTCGCTGGCCTTCAACCTCACCACCGTGGACGTGGAGGAGGACATGGGGCCCTTCGAGATCGCGCCCGGCACTCAGTGGGACGACCCCAGCGAGTACGACCACGGCATGTTCCCGCCGGTCTCGTTCTTTCCGAGGTATCAGGCCCTGGCCCAGCGCAAGCTGCCCCGGATGGGGGACATCTCGGCGAGAAGTGCGCTCACGATTCACCGCGGCACCGCCAACACCAGCGACAAGCCCCGCCCGGTGCTGGTCCTCGGCGTGGACGCGCCGGGTGCCGGGCACGACGAGTTCCACGACCTGCAATTCACGCGCGGGTACTACGAACGGCTGCCGCAGGAGGTCCGGGACCACCTGATCTGCCGGGTGGTGGAGAGCCTTGAACCCATCGTGCAGGGCCACACCATCGAGGGCCTGATGATGGGCGACGCCTGA